A single genomic interval of Natronoarchaeum philippinense harbors:
- a CDS encoding DUF5518 domain-containing protein codes for MNIKWSAVVIGFAVTLVLGMVSGLLYTGTGTSSVVVYWGVIGVLGGLTAGYLAAGTARSGALHGGIATVFGALILLAITAFTTLLFGGLVVSVSVLTLGLLMLAFHAIPGAVGGVLGSWARSRRATGEITATKA; via the coding sequence ATGAACATCAAATGGTCGGCTGTAGTGATTGGCTTTGCCGTAACACTCGTGCTCGGGATGGTCAGCGGCCTGCTCTACACGGGGACGGGCACTTCGAGCGTCGTGGTGTACTGGGGAGTGATCGGCGTGTTAGGCGGGCTCACCGCGGGCTACCTCGCTGCCGGAACGGCGCGCTCCGGCGCGCTCCACGGCGGTATCGCCACCGTCTTCGGCGCACTCATCCTGCTTGCAATCACGGCGTTTACGACTCTGCTGTTCGGGGGACTCGTCGTGTCGGTCAGCGTGCTCACACTGGGCCTGCTGATGCTCGCGTTCCACGCCATCCCCGGCGCCGTGGGCGGCGTTCTCGGGTCGTGGGCGCGGAGCCGCCGCGCCACCGGCGAAATAACCGCCACCAAGGCGTGA
- a CDS encoding universal stress protein yields MPTRVLVAFDESTQANFALRYALSTYADAEIRVLHVNDPREWHDPGDVGGVTYEVSYERARESAERLLERAAATARDHGREISTDTAEGKAAPTIVRYATEHDFDHIVLGSHGRTGLSRLLLGSVAEHVVRRAHAPVTVVRNEPPELDD; encoded by the coding sequence GTGCCAACTCGCGTCCTCGTGGCGTTCGACGAATCGACGCAGGCGAACTTCGCGCTACGGTACGCGCTGTCGACGTACGCCGACGCCGAGATTCGCGTTCTCCACGTGAACGATCCGCGCGAGTGGCACGACCCGGGTGACGTGGGGGGTGTCACCTACGAGGTGTCATACGAACGGGCCCGGGAGTCAGCCGAGCGACTTCTCGAACGGGCCGCGGCGACCGCACGCGACCACGGACGCGAAATCAGCACGGATACCGCGGAAGGCAAAGCGGCACCGACCATCGTGCGCTACGCGACGGAGCACGATTTCGATCACATCGTGCTCGGAAGCCACGGTCGAACCGGACTGTCGAGGTTGCTGCTCGGTAGCGTCGCCGAGCACGTCGTTCGGCGAGCGCACGCGCCGGTGACGGTGGTTCGAAACGAGCCACCCGAACTGGATGACTGA
- a CDS encoding aldo/keto reductase: MEYTKLGSTGTTVSQLCFGTWRFGRETGGQTETTKDEAHDLLDAAAESGINFIDTANVYGNPNGTSEEWIGEWLDERDREDYVLASKVYFPFDGWGEPGPNDSGLGRKHIRAQIEGTLDRLGTDYLDVYYIHRWDDETPIEETLRTLTELVREGKVNHLGASTMAGWKLTKALWKSDVEDLERFDVTQPLFHAAYRDDVVDYLDVCADQDLAVCPYSPLAGGFLTGKYERTEDGVVAPDDSRGEIDPNFDDYYVSERGWEVLDEIRAVADEVDATPAQVSLRWLIDQSKFTCVPIVGARTPDQLEENVGAVDVDLSEDQHARISEARYDEEGRRWGHRDE; the protein is encoded by the coding sequence ATGGAGTACACGAAGCTCGGTTCAACCGGTACGACAGTCTCTCAGCTGTGTTTCGGCACGTGGCGATTCGGCCGGGAGACGGGCGGACAGACGGAAACCACCAAAGACGAGGCCCACGACCTGCTCGACGCCGCTGCCGAGAGCGGGATCAACTTCATCGACACGGCCAACGTCTACGGCAACCCCAACGGCACCAGCGAGGAGTGGATCGGCGAGTGGCTCGACGAGCGCGACCGCGAGGACTACGTGCTGGCCTCGAAGGTGTACTTCCCCTTCGACGGCTGGGGCGAACCGGGGCCGAACGACTCGGGGCTCGGTCGCAAGCACATCCGCGCACAGATCGAGGGCACGCTCGATCGGCTCGGGACGGACTATCTCGACGTGTATTACATCCACCGCTGGGACGACGAGACGCCGATCGAGGAGACGCTCCGAACTCTCACCGAACTCGTCCGCGAGGGCAAGGTCAACCACCTCGGCGCCTCGACGATGGCGGGCTGGAAGCTCACGAAGGCTCTCTGGAAGAGCGATGTCGAGGACCTCGAACGCTTCGACGTGACCCAGCCGCTCTTTCACGCGGCCTACCGCGACGACGTGGTCGACTACCTCGACGTGTGTGCCGATCAGGACCTCGCCGTCTGTCCGTACTCGCCGCTGGCCGGCGGCTTCCTGACGGGCAAGTACGAGCGCACCGAGGACGGCGTCGTCGCGCCCGACGACTCCCGCGGCGAGATCGACCCCAACTTCGACGACTACTACGTCTCCGAGCGGGGCTGGGAGGTGCTCGACGAGATCCGCGCCGTCGCCGACGAGGTCGACGCCACGCCCGCGCAGGTGTCGCTGCGCTGGCTGATCGACCAGAGCAAGTTCACCTGCGTGCCGATCGTCGGCGCCCGGACGCCCGACCAGCTAGAGGAGAACGTCGGCGCGGTCGACGTGGACCTCTCGGAAGACCAGCACGCCCGAATCTCGGAAGCGCGCTACGACGAGGAAGGGCGCCGCTGGGGCCACCGGGACGAGTGA
- a CDS encoding DUF7546 family protein produces MSELATPSRLDGMVPDRGTLLLYAVALNTEVLVVLLYLLMTGSTLGMFGIYGMIWVTVGLWAIYRADPSPTDPRQRRIAAAIAGAYFLVLALIQGLIAPGPTLAAQLGLDSASAVDASLYATGFGTTIQGPPGLVPAVHYTGAYVDVTLLPTYAIGYGALAYLVYATIIDAARASVSGLLGLVSCVSCTWPVIASLIAGVTGGSASALTGVASALGFGASTAVFVLTVTLLRWRPFAQ; encoded by the coding sequence ATGTCGGAACTCGCAACACCGAGTCGGCTCGACGGAATGGTTCCCGACCGCGGGACGCTGTTGCTCTACGCCGTCGCGCTCAACACCGAGGTACTGGTCGTTCTGCTGTACCTGCTGATGACCGGCTCCACGCTGGGGATGTTCGGGATCTACGGGATGATCTGGGTCACCGTCGGTCTCTGGGCAATCTACCGCGCCGACCCGTCGCCGACCGATCCGCGACAGCGCCGGATCGCCGCCGCAATCGCCGGAGCGTACTTCCTCGTGCTGGCACTCATCCAAGGACTGATCGCGCCCGGGCCGACGCTGGCCGCGCAGTTGGGCCTCGATTCCGCGTCGGCCGTCGACGCGTCGCTGTACGCGACCGGCTTCGGCACCACGATTCAGGGGCCGCCGGGGCTCGTCCCGGCAGTCCACTACACCGGCGCGTACGTCGACGTGACGCTGCTGCCCACGTACGCCATCGGCTACGGCGCGTTGGCGTATCTCGTCTACGCGACGATCATCGACGCCGCGCGCGCCTCGGTGTCGGGGCTGCTCGGGCTGGTCTCGTGTGTCAGCTGTACGTGGCCGGTGATCGCCTCGCTGATCGCCGGCGTCACCGGCGGCTCGGCCAGCGCGCTCACCGGCGTCGCGTCGGCGCTGGGCTTTGGCGCCTCGACGGCCGTGTTCGTGCTGACGGTCACGCTGTTGCGCTGGCGGCCGTTCGCTCAGTAG
- a CDS encoding heme o synthase, whose translation MTSSTSPGATRERSAYPLVGSHERFTWLLAAAVVGVYLLIVVGATTALTDAAAACRSWPGCGTGSVLPPTTGDLAIAWGHRVVALLVGAMVVATTIIGWLGATRRRVRAGLAVATGLYAVQVGLGAVTATTAGIGALSTLHLLFGTIVFGALVLALAWTLEADTATPEDRSASDATEQATPVDDAADEVPTPEVPDGVLGRARVTAFAYFRLMKPRLMWLLCLVASAGMALAAEPATSELTVRTILLTLGGGVLAIGASGTFNHVLERDVDQKMARTSDRPLATHLVPVRNALAFGGLLTVASLVLFVQINLLAAALGLVAILFYSVIYTLVLKPNTVQNTVIGGAAGALPAMIGWAAVTGRIGIPGLALAGVIFLWTPAHFYNLALAYKDDYARGGFPMMPVVRGEAVTRKHILLYLAATLLGASALSAVTDLGVLYAVTTVAFGAVFLWAVVRLHRERTEGAAFRAFHASNAYLGALLLAIIVDAMAF comes from the coding sequence GTGACCAGTTCCACATCGCCGGGGGCGACGCGGGAACGTTCGGCGTACCCGCTCGTGGGGAGCCACGAGCGGTTCACGTGGCTGCTCGCGGCCGCGGTCGTCGGCGTCTATCTGCTGATCGTCGTCGGAGCGACCACGGCGTTGACGGACGCCGCGGCGGCGTGTCGCTCGTGGCCGGGCTGTGGCACCGGATCGGTGCTGCCGCCGACGACGGGCGACCTCGCCATCGCGTGGGGACACCGGGTCGTCGCACTCCTCGTGGGCGCGATGGTGGTCGCAACGACGATCATCGGGTGGCTCGGGGCGACGCGCCGACGCGTTCGGGCCGGCCTCGCAGTCGCTACGGGTCTGTACGCCGTGCAGGTCGGGCTCGGCGCCGTAACCGCGACGACCGCCGGAATCGGCGCGCTGTCGACGCTGCACCTGCTCTTTGGTACCATAGTCTTCGGCGCGCTCGTGCTCGCGCTGGCGTGGACGCTCGAAGCCGACACCGCGACGCCGGAAGATCGTTCAGCGTCTGACGCTACCGAACAGGCGACGCCAGTCGACGACGCCGCCGACGAGGTGCCGACGCCGGAGGTCCCCGACGGCGTGCTGGGACGCGCTCGCGTCACCGCGTTCGCGTACTTCCGGCTCATGAAGCCGCGGCTGATGTGGCTGCTCTGTCTGGTCGCCTCGGCCGGCATGGCACTGGCGGCCGAACCCGCGACCAGTGAACTGACCGTCAGGACGATCCTGTTGACGCTGGGCGGTGGCGTGCTCGCCATCGGCGCCAGCGGGACGTTCAACCACGTGCTCGAGCGGGATGTCGACCAGAAGATGGCCCGGACGTCCGACCGGCCGCTGGCGACGCATCTCGTCCCGGTTCGCAACGCGCTCGCCTTCGGCGGCCTGCTGACGGTCGCCTCGCTGGTGCTGTTCGTGCAGATCAACCTGCTCGCTGCCGCGCTCGGGTTGGTCGCAATCCTGTTTTACAGCGTCATCTACACGCTGGTGCTCAAGCCTAACACGGTTCAAAACACCGTGATCGGCGGCGCCGCAGGGGCGCTCCCGGCGATGATCGGCTGGGCCGCCGTCACCGGGAGGATCGGCATTCCGGGCCTCGCGCTCGCCGGCGTGATCTTCCTGTGGACGCCAGCGCACTTCTACAACCTCGCGCTGGCGTACAAGGACGACTACGCTCGCGGCGGCTTCCCGATGATGCCGGTCGTTCGCGGCGAGGCAGTGACGCGCAAGCACATCCTGCTGTATCTGGCGGCGACGCTGCTGGGAGCGAGCGCGCTCTCGGCCGTGACCGATCTTGGCGTCCTGTACGCCGTCACCACGGTCGCGTTCGGCGCGGTGTTCCTGTGGGCGGTCGTCAGACTCCACCGCGAACGGACCGAAGGCGCCGCGTTCAGAGCGTTCCACGCCTCGAACGCCTATCTGGGCGCACTGTTGCTTGCGATCATCGTCGATGCCATGGCGTTCTGA
- the coxB gene encoding cytochrome c oxidase subunit II: MNRTRKALIALSAALLLLLTAAPAAAQASESARMIQALNDKLLVVALPITLLVEGILIYAVLKFRNNDDPQPTQENRRLEITWTIATAIILLFVGFAAFQVMASPQISSVAPDNQPDPSEDFVIDVTATNTWAWQFNYTGEYDGVQTTNEVYLPEDRQVYFRITAEDWLHMMHVPDLGLKQQARPGVTNTITTTPTETGQYQGYCTEFCGVGHSSMLFTAHVQTQENFEEEMQSRMAENGGGNQSASA; this comes from the coding sequence ATGAATAGAACGCGGAAGGCCCTGATCGCGCTGTCCGCGGCGCTGCTGTTGCTCCTCACAGCGGCGCCGGCGGCCGCACAGGCCTCGGAGTCCGCCAGGATGATTCAGGCGCTCAACGACAAGCTGCTCGTCGTCGCCCTGCCGATCACCCTACTGGTCGAAGGGATCCTCATCTACGCGGTCCTGAAGTTCAGAAACAACGACGATCCCCAGCCGACCCAGGAGAACCGTCGTCTCGAAATCACGTGGACGATCGCCACCGCGATCATTTTGCTGTTCGTCGGCTTCGCCGCCTTCCAAGTGATGGCGAGCCCGCAGATCAGCTCCGTCGCCCCCGACAACCAGCCCGATCCCTCCGAAGACTTCGTCATCGACGTGACGGCGACGAACACGTGGGCGTGGCAGTTCAACTACACCGGTGAGTACGACGGCGTCCAGACGACCAACGAGGTCTATCTGCCCGAGGACAGGCAGGTCTACTTCCGGATCACTGCCGAAGACTGGCTCCACATGATGCACGTTCCGGATCTCGGCCTCAAACAGCAGGCCCGGCCGGGCGTGACGAACACGATCACCACGACGCCGACCGAGACCGGACAGTACCAGGGCTACTGTACCGAGTTCTGTGGCGTCGGCCACTCCTCGATGCTCTTTACGGCACACGTCCAGACCCAAGAGAACTTCGAGGAAGAAATGCAGAGCCGGATGGCGGAAAACGGCGGCGGCAACCAGTCGGCTAGCGCATAA